In Brassica napus cultivar Da-Ae chromosome C2, Da-Ae, whole genome shotgun sequence, the sequence ATCACCGACAAGGAGGTGCAAAACTTCGTCTGGAAGAACATAATCTGCCGACACGGGCTCCCATACGAGATCATAACAGACAACGGTTCGCAATTCATCTCGCATCATTTCAAGGGATTCTGCGACAGATGGCGCATTCGACTCAACATGTCGACCCCGAGAAACCCGCAGAGTAACGGCCAAGCTGAGTCGacgaacaagaccatcatcgacGGTCTGAAGAAACGACTCGACTTAAAGAAGGGTTGCTGGGCGGATGAACTAGATGGTGTCCTGTGGTCCCACAGAACAACTCCTCGCGGAGCGACGAAGGCCACGCCCTTCTCAATGGCCTACGGCGTCGAGGCAATGGCTCCCGCAGAAGTGAATGTGACGAGTTTGCGCCGATCACGAATGCCACAAAACGTCGAACTCAACCGTGACATGCTGCTCGACGCACTCGACGACATCGAGGAAAAGCGCGACCAAGCACTGCTCCGTATCCAAAATTACCAGCATCAAATCGAGAGCTACTACAACCAAAAGGTTAAGTCGCGTCCCCTCGAAATGGGCAATCTTGttttaagaaaggtcttcgaaaatactaaggagtggaaagccggcaagcttggagccaactgggaaggaccatacaagatagtcgaagtcatcaaaccaggagtataccgcctcgagacttcaacaggcgaagcagtaccgagagcttggaactccaaacatcTCCGCCTCTTCCATCCTTAGTCAAAACGAACACTttaccgagtaaatgcgccactaaggccacttttactcggtctcctaaaaaaaaaaaaaaaaaaaaaaaaccgagtaaatgcgcctcaaaagccacttttactcgcaatctaagaactacgaatggcttgattcccacaaagggatacgtaggcagcccaaaagaaaaaggggtccagccgaaataaaaaaaaaatacaaacccCCTCCCCGAGGAATCGACCTCCGAAACAGACGATCACTTAAGCGGTGCCGATGCGAGCACGTCCCGGCTTCTCGAACAAGCGTATCGGTACTCGCGTCCCACGATggatatgtcctgatcagacacgtaTTCACGGGGGTCGACCGTGTTGCGATTTAAACCAACACGACCGAGACAACGACTCCAACTCACCCTGTAATTTACTAAAGTAAAGTTTGGCCCACCGAACGCTTGAAAATTACGCTAGGGTCGATTTGGAACCGTCAACGTCGAGGACTTATAACTAAACTCAAACGACGAACGATCGCGAGTCAAAGAAATCGACCGAGACAAAGTCATAACGAGCTTAACAATACAACGATTCGATATCTCGACTATAATTAAACTCAAATGACGAACGATCGCGAGTCAAAGAAATCGACCGAGACAACGTCATAACGAGCTCAACGCTACAACGATTCGATATCTCGAATAATGTTTATACTAAACAAACAGTCACTTCAAATCTTGATAAATCATGCATTTGATAGACAAGTACAATAAAAAGACACAGATAATACGATTCGAAGAGTTGTAACAGAGGAACAACAAAGTAGAAGCCTCGAAAGGCAAAAGTCTAAAAGGCAACAACATAAGTCCTCCGAgactcaaaagaaaacaacaaacaagGAAAACTAAGCTTCCCGATCACTCTCGCGATCATTAAGGGCGGAAAGCTCCGAAGCCCTGACGCTCGATTCGCGGGCAATCGGAGAGACTTGCACCGCAGCATCCTCTGACACCTCGCCAGTGTTTTCCTCGCCATCCCGACGAGACTCTTCTGGAGGCGGCAAATCGCGACCCTCGACTGAAGTGTCCGAAAGCACGAGGACAGGAACGTTATTTCCATCGACTCGGGCTCCTCGACCAGGCACCCCTTCCTCAAGAACAGTCAAAGGGTTTTCGATAGGAAGCGTCGGTTCCTCGCGCCTTTCTCCGACCGGACGAGTACACGAGACATGCAGATTCGCCGCAGTCTCCGGGTCGATTAAGCCAGCGTTGGAACCATACGGATCGAGACCCGCCAGAATCCGAGCATCCACAAACTGAGACTCCAACACGAGAGGAGAGAGTCTAAAATCGCTTTCAGGGATCTCGCCAACCTTCAGCTGCTCAGCCTCTTGTTCGTACTTCCTCTCGTACTCGACGAACATATCAATAGAGGCTTGCGGTATGTCGTTCCCGGCTCCTTTCAAGGCCTCGAGGCACTTCCTAGTCCCAAAGGCTTGGCTGTAAAGTAACCGAGCCTCGTCGTAAGGACCCCGACGCTCCTCTCGAGAACGAATCCTGGTGAAGCAACGACTAGCCTTGGCGGTCATTTCTGCCTCAACTCTCCCCCTTTCTCTCGTCACCTCCAAGATTCTGGAGTCTCTCAGACGTATCATCTCTCGCTCGTGCGTGGCAGCGAGCGAAGCCCTCTCGCTCTCGAGGTCAGCATTCTTCGGTTCAAGCTCGCGGATGGTTCTTCGAGACGACTCCAGCGCGGCTTTAAACTCATCGCGTCGAGCAACGGTGCGGGCCACCACCCCGTCGAGCTTCTGTAGATTGGCCCTTGACTCGTTCAGTTGACGAGCAGAAACCTCTTCCTTCTCAGCAAACTCTTTCTTGGCCAGCTCGAGCTCCTCTAAGGCTCCTTTAAGGGCCGTGTCGTATTTATCAATCACGACATTCATCGTGCTATCACCCTGAACACACGACACAATGGAAATCGTGAGAAGTTAGGAGTcaaggaatttaaaaaaaaaagaggaccAAGCCGTTTACCAGCAGTTTGGCCCTTGCAGCTTCTTCGTATTCACCCCCGAAGATAAGGTCCTTCACAACAGGAAGAGGTTTCGCCCTCCCTCTTAGTTGACAGAGAAACTCCCCACATTTCTCTGGAACGTACACTAAGGGAGCCGGTCCCTCATAGTGGAAGTCGACCTTATCGGGAAAGCTGAATCCGGGATCCCTCCTTAGGATAGCGGAGCCACGGGAAGAAGTACCGGTCTGGACGGCCCCTCCTCCGACGGGAACTGGAGTTCTCTCGCGAGGAAACGTCAGAACAGGAGACCGCCTCTCATCATCGTCTTCGTCATTTCCCCTCCTTATCAGGAGTGGCGACCCTTCGCTATCTTCCTCGGAATCACCCGAGCAGGCGGCATTAAGAGAAGTCTCGCGTTCCCCTCCTTCACTTACTCCCTCCTCGTCATTCCGTCCCTCCGAGGCTTCAGCCTCAGAACCCCCCTCTTCGGGCTGAATTTCTTCTCCTCGAGCATCCTCTTCCTCTTGCTCGATCTGCTCGTCAGCATCTTCCAACTGCTCGCCGGCGGACTTCTTCTTTGTCCTTttcttcttgctcttcttccGGGGCTCACTGGAAGGAGGGACATCACTCGTCTCCTCAGTACTCCTCCCGGCTCCCGAACCATCgcctctttttctttcttgccCTTCCCCGCACTTCTGGCATCGGAAGGGAAAACCTCGTCAGAACGAGGAACCGCCGTTGAGGGTCCTTCCCCGCTAGTCAGCCCCAGCTGGGCCGCTATTATTGCGCTCAAATCAGGAAGAGTACCCATCTTCTTCGCCTCGGTAATTTGTTTTTGGATGTCTCTCGGGAAGATGTCCAGTCGCTTAGCGCGAATGGGAAGAACGGTCGGAAGGTTGGATCTCCACTCTCCTGAAAACATAAGGCAGAAGGGTCAAGACGCGACAGATAAAACTTGCGACTAAAAGAGCACAGTCTAAAGGTGCGAGAGAACGTACTTCGAGCGATTCGATCTTTAAGCTCACGGATCTTTTCGACGGAGATCTCGGACCAACGATAGATTCGAAGCAGAGCGACGGCGCGAACACTCCTCAAGAAATCTTCGGGATAAACTGGGGAGGTAGGATGGCCAACTGCATACAAAGCAAAAAATGGTTGGTTAGAATCGACAAATCGCTTACGGTTCGCGACAGAATATTCTACCGCAAGAACGGTTCCAAAGAACTCGGTAATCGTCTTGGGGAGGCTCCTCGAAGGCCGAGCTGTCGGACTTAAGGAAGAAGTAGGAGCGCTGCCAGTTCTGCGTCTTATTCGGATGACCGGCACACACATTGCAGTTCGGTCGCATCTTCACCGAGTAAGTGCCATCTTTCATGTCGGTTATCGAGGTCATCTCCTCGAACGACCTAACGCTCATCGGCATGTCGATCTGCTCCGCCAAAACCGACAAAGTGACCGCTAGACGCAGCGAGCCATTCAGCAGCTGACTGATTCGCGAGATCTCGACGTCTGGCGTATGCTGTAATCAGTCGCGGGATGGGGAACCAGCAACGAGTGTCTTCCTGAAAATAGGATTTGTATACCGTCTGGTACACCATCGGAGGAGACCAGGGTCTCTACGCTTCCGTAGGCACAAGGAAGGTCACGCCTACGGCACCCGCA encodes:
- the LOC125582464 gene encoding meiosis-specific protein ASY2-like, producing the protein MPMSVRSFEEMTSITDMKDGTYSVKMRPNCNVCAGHPNKTQNWQRSYFFLKSDSSAFEEPPQDDYRVLWNRSCVGHPTSPVYPEDFLRSVRAVALLRIYRWSEISVEKIRELKDRIARREWRSNLPTVLPIRAKRLDIFPRDIQKQITEAKKMGTLPDLSAIIAAQLGLTSGEGPSTACGEGQERKRGDGSGAGRSTEETSDVPPSSEPRKKSKKKRTKKKSAGEQLEDADEQIEQEEEDARGEEIQPEEGGSEAEASEGRNDEEGVSEGGERETSLNAACSGDSEEDSEGSPLLIRRGNDEDDDERRSPVLTFPRERTPVPVGGGAVQTGTSSRGSAILRRDPGFSFPDKVDFHYEGPAPLVYVPEKCGEFLCQLRGRAKPLPVVKDLIFGGEYEEAARAKLLGDSTMNVVIDKYDTALKGALEELELAKKEFAEKEEVSARQLNESRANLQKLDGVVARTVARRDEFKAALESSRRTIRELEPKNADLESERASLAATHEREMIRLRDSRILEVTRERGRVEAEMTAKASRCFTRIRSREERRGPYDEARLLYSQAFGTRKCLEALKGAGNDIPQASIDMFVEYERKYEQEAEQLKVGEIPESDFRLSPLVLESQFVDARILAGLDPYGSNAGLIDPETAANLHVSCTRPVGERREEPTLPIENPLTVLEEGVPGRGARVDGNNVPVLVLSDTSVEGRDLPPPEESRRDGEENTGEVSEDAAVQVSPIARESSVRASELSALNDRESDREA